Proteins from a single region of Mycobacteriales bacterium:
- a CDS encoding sialidase family protein — protein sequence MRMPSSRRRVALALAGCTLLAVAGLGTTTVAGAAAADHTITVPTSPGEVSAGWEGTIPQGTSVILVGDPLAVCDEADPTKGDRETIQINVPPGLDPTLDVTAVFSMDWNPESQNGGVQDEKLLVLGPDGSVVGESDTGGQTFESASITLVKPGVYTAIACPFQNPAPMPYTGKVEILVSKPTGHPATGVTPPTYAQFTAPKAIAADSGEPSVGYNEKTDATIFMANLNQYKVAFDDAKRTSTWTDVSAPQEGVVTLDPILFTDRKTGRTFVSQLLLICSMAAFTDNDGPPYIQTEGCGGGTVLDHQSIGGGPYPPSLAPAGAAYPHAVYYCAQGAVAALCSRSVNGGLTFDVAIPAIQGECGVLHGHIKVAPNDGTVYLPATNCQGKQGMAVSTDAGLTWTVRSVPDAIAGTSDPSVGVGSDGTVYFGYADGTGKPKIAVSTDRGLTWSPSVDVGVTPHVIRATEFSEVVAGDGDRAAFAFLGTPTDGDFQSPPYGIADEKYVGAAWHMYVATTYDRGKTWTTVDATPGDPVQRGCMWNRGGSSTCRNLLDFNDITIDKIGRVMVAFADGCTNYVRPCAKSLATADNAHEAHGAIVRQLSGKTLYKEFDGTLPGSTTGKDNTGGTGGTGGTGGTGGTGGTGGTGGTGGTGGTPIASTGLPDAVPVAGALLLLLAILPARRRRATR from the coding sequence ATGCGCATGCCGTCCTCCCGCCGCCGCGTCGCCCTGGCGCTCGCGGGCTGCACGTTGCTCGCCGTCGCCGGCCTCGGCACCACCACCGTCGCCGGCGCCGCCGCGGCCGACCACACCATCACCGTGCCCACCTCCCCCGGGGAGGTGTCGGCCGGCTGGGAGGGCACGATCCCGCAGGGGACGTCGGTGATCCTCGTCGGCGACCCGCTGGCCGTCTGCGACGAGGCCGACCCCACCAAGGGCGACCGCGAGACGATCCAGATCAACGTCCCGCCCGGCCTCGACCCGACCCTCGACGTCACCGCCGTCTTCTCCATGGACTGGAACCCCGAGTCGCAGAACGGCGGCGTCCAGGACGAGAAGCTGCTGGTCCTCGGCCCCGACGGCAGCGTCGTCGGCGAGTCCGACACGGGCGGCCAGACGTTCGAGTCGGCGTCGATCACGCTCGTCAAGCCCGGCGTCTACACCGCGATCGCCTGCCCGTTCCAGAACCCGGCCCCCATGCCGTACACCGGCAAGGTCGAGATCCTGGTCAGCAAGCCCACCGGGCACCCGGCGACCGGCGTGACCCCGCCGACGTACGCGCAGTTCACCGCGCCCAAGGCCATCGCGGCCGACTCGGGCGAGCCGTCGGTCGGCTACAACGAGAAGACCGACGCGACGATCTTCATGGCCAACCTCAACCAGTACAAGGTGGCCTTCGACGACGCCAAGCGCACCTCCACCTGGACCGACGTGTCGGCGCCGCAGGAGGGGGTCGTCACGCTCGACCCGATCCTGTTCACCGACCGCAAGACCGGGCGCACGTTCGTCTCGCAGCTCCTGCTGATCTGCAGCATGGCGGCGTTCACCGACAACGACGGGCCGCCCTACATCCAGACCGAGGGCTGCGGCGGCGGCACCGTGCTCGACCACCAGTCGATCGGCGGCGGTCCGTACCCGCCCTCGCTGGCGCCCGCGGGCGCGGCCTACCCGCACGCCGTCTACTACTGCGCCCAGGGCGCCGTCGCGGCGCTCTGCTCGCGCTCGGTCAACGGCGGCCTGACGTTCGACGTCGCGATCCCCGCGATCCAGGGCGAGTGCGGCGTGCTGCACGGCCACATCAAGGTCGCGCCGAACGACGGCACCGTCTACCTGCCGGCCACCAACTGCCAGGGCAAGCAGGGCATGGCCGTCTCCACCGACGCCGGCCTCACCTGGACGGTGCGCTCGGTGCCCGACGCGATCGCCGGCACCTCCGACCCGTCGGTCGGCGTCGGCAGCGACGGCACGGTGTACTTCGGCTACGCCGACGGCACCGGCAAGCCGAAGATCGCCGTCTCCACCGACCGCGGCCTCACGTGGTCGCCGAGCGTCGACGTGGGCGTCACGCCGCACGTGATCCGGGCGACCGAGTTCTCCGAGGTCGTGGCCGGCGACGGTGACCGGGCGGCGTTCGCGTTCCTCGGTACGCCCACCGACGGCGACTTCCAGTCGCCGCCCTACGGCATCGCGGACGAGAAGTACGTCGGCGCGGCCTGGCACATGTACGTCGCGACCACCTACGACCGCGGCAAGACCTGGACGACGGTCGACGCGACGCCGGGCGACCCGGTGCAGCGCGGCTGCATGTGGAACCGCGGCGGCAGCTCCACCTGCCGCAACCTGCTCGACTTCAACGACATCACGATCGACAAGATCGGCCGCGTGATGGTCGCCTTCGCGGACGGCTGCACCAACTACGTCCGCCCCTGCGCGAAGTCCCTGGCGACGGCGGACAACGCGCACGAGGCGCACGGCGCCATCGTCCGGCAGCTCTCCGGGAAGACGCTGTACAAGGAGTTCGACGGCACGCTGCCGGGCTCCACGACGGGCAAGGACAACACCGGCGGGACCGGTGGCACCGGCGGGACCGGTGGCACCGGCGGCACGGGTGGCACCGGCGGCACAGGCGGCACCGGGGGCACCGGCGGCACGCCGATCGCCTCCACCGGCCTCCCGGACGCCGTCCCGGTGGCCGGCGCGCTGCTGCTCCTGCTCGCGATCCTGCCCGCCCGGCGCCGCCGCGCGACCCGGTAG
- a CDS encoding ATP-dependent DNA ligase: MLLAEVAATSAAVAATSSRTRKVELLSSCLARAAPDDVPVVVAYLSGDLPQRRTGVGHRSLADLPPPAPEPALTPLDVDLTFSRIAACSGSGSTGERRRLLAELFARATEPEQRLLRGLVSGELRQGALESLVTDAVARAAGLPLADVRRAVMLRGALAPVADAALRHGAPALAGFRLEVGRPVQPMLASPATDVADAVARLGTAAFEWKLDGVRVQVHRSGTDVGVFTRTLDDVTARVPELVEVALALPVENAVLDGEAIALAPDGRPRPFQVTGARVATRGARGDVPLTPFFFDALHVDGADLLGAPGTERWAALAAAVPAGLLVPRTVTGDEEAARAFFDDAVGRGHEGVVAKGLDLPYEAGRRGAGWLKVKPRHTLDLVVLAAEWGHGRRRGWLSNLHLGARDPDAGGWVMLGKTFKGLTDELLAWQTGRLLELETSRNARQVFVRPELVVEIAFDGVQTSPRYPGGVALRFARVLRYRDDKPAGEADTIHSVRALHTT, encoded by the coding sequence GTACCTCTCCGGCGACCTGCCGCAACGCCGTACCGGCGTCGGCCACCGCTCCCTCGCCGACCTGCCGCCGCCCGCGCCGGAGCCGGCGCTCACGCCCCTCGACGTCGACCTGACGTTCAGCCGGATCGCCGCCTGCTCCGGCTCGGGCTCCACCGGAGAACGGCGCCGCCTCCTCGCCGAGCTGTTCGCGCGGGCGACGGAGCCGGAGCAACGACTGCTGCGCGGCCTGGTGAGCGGCGAGCTGCGCCAGGGCGCGCTGGAGTCGCTCGTCACCGACGCCGTCGCGCGGGCCGCCGGGCTGCCGCTCGCCGACGTCCGCCGCGCCGTCATGCTGCGCGGCGCGCTGGCGCCGGTGGCGGACGCGGCGCTGCGGCACGGCGCGCCGGCGCTGGCGGGGTTCCGGCTCGAGGTGGGCCGACCGGTGCAGCCGATGCTCGCCTCCCCCGCCACCGACGTCGCCGACGCGGTCGCCCGGCTGGGGACGGCGGCGTTCGAGTGGAAGCTCGACGGCGTCCGCGTCCAGGTGCACCGGTCCGGGACCGACGTCGGCGTGTTCACCCGCACGCTGGACGACGTCACCGCCCGGGTGCCGGAGCTGGTCGAGGTGGCGCTGGCGCTGCCCGTCGAGAACGCCGTCCTCGACGGCGAGGCGATCGCGCTGGCGCCGGACGGGCGGCCGCGGCCGTTCCAGGTCACCGGCGCCCGCGTCGCGACGCGCGGGGCGCGCGGCGACGTGCCGTTGACGCCGTTCTTCTTCGACGCGCTGCACGTCGACGGCGCCGACCTGCTCGGCGCGCCCGGCACCGAGCGCTGGGCCGCGCTCGCCGCCGCCGTGCCCGCGGGCCTGCTCGTCCCGCGCACGGTCACCGGCGACGAGGAGGCGGCGCGGGCGTTCTTCGACGACGCCGTCGGCCGCGGCCACGAGGGCGTCGTCGCCAAGGGTCTCGACCTCCCGTACGAGGCGGGACGCCGCGGCGCCGGCTGGCTGAAGGTCAAGCCGAGGCACACCCTCGACCTCGTCGTGCTCGCCGCCGAGTGGGGCCACGGCCGGCGCCGCGGCTGGCTGTCCAACCTGCACCTCGGCGCGCGCGACCCCGACGCGGGCGGCTGGGTGATGCTCGGCAAGACGTTCAAGGGGCTCACCGACGAGCTGCTCGCCTGGCAGACCGGGCGTCTCCTCGAGCTGGAGACCTCGCGCAACGCGCGGCAGGTGTTCGTCCGGCCCGAGCTGGTCGTGGAGATCGCGTTCGACGGCGTGCAGACCTCGCCGCGCTACCCGGGCGGCGTCGCGCTGCGGTTCGCGCGGGTGCTCCGCTACCGCGACGACAAGCCGGCGGGCGAGGCGGACACCATCCACAGCGTCCGCGCGTTGCACACAACCTGA